In the genome of Fusarium fujikuroi IMI 58289 draft genome, chromosome FFUJ_chr02, one region contains:
- a CDS encoding related to switching protein SWI10 encodes MDDDYGADDELLAAMAAADPTPATRSVQQPTPTRIQQPTPQRLDKAPPAASSAGKVVQPTPQALPQKQSGSTILVSPRQRGNPVLTSIRSMPWEYSDIPADYVLGLGTCALFLSLKYHRLHPEYIYTRIRNLQGKYNLRILLTMVDIPNHEASLKELSKTSLVNNVTLILCWSAAEAARYIELYKSYENATFGAIRGQQPSSYGEKLVEFVTVPRSLNKSDAVAVVSNFGSLKNAINADAEQLGMLNGWGGVKVKRWQSAVEEPFRVKKAAKRGAKTSERSARLDQALPLSRVPLRDMPTAASSSRQSPAKDTPSAEKTNEPASKQFQFMDNTDDEDDEEAMLAAAIEASRKTAQTEEATRARQADKDEQLSGGIAAALARLREND; translated from the exons ATGGACGACGACTACGGTGCGGACGACGAGCTCCTGGCCGCTATGGCCGCAGCTGATCCCACGCCTGCTACACGATCAGTTCAACAACCCACGCCTACAAGAATCCAGCAGCCTACACCACAACGTCTAGACAAAGCACCGCCAGCAGCCTCCAGCGCGGGAAAAGTCGTTCAGCCAACACCACAGGCTCTGCCTCAGAAGCAGTCTGGCTCAACTATCCTGGTATCTCCGCGCCAGCGAGGAAATCCTGTTCTCACAAGCATTCGATCTATGCCATGGGAGTACAGCGATATACCTGCCGACTATGTCCTGGGATTGGGTACTTGCGCTCTGTTCCTGAG TCTCAAGTACCATCGTCTGCATCCTGAATACATCTATACACGAATACGGAACCTTCAAGGCAAATACAATCTGCGCATACTCCTCACCATGGTCGACATTCCCAACCATGAAGCCTCACTCAAAGAACTATCAAAGACATCACTCGTCAATAATGTCACCCTTATTTTGTGCTGGTCCGCTGCTGAAGCCGCACGGTATATCGAGTTATACAAGAGCTACGAGAATGCTACATTTGGCGCGATCCGTGGCCAACAACCGTCCAGCTACGGTGAGAAGCTGGTAGAGTTCGTAACAGTGCCGAGAAGCCTGAATAAATCAGATGCGGTCGCCGTAGTGAGCAATTTCGGTAGTTTGAAAAATGCAATCAATGCTGATGCAGAACAACTCGGCATGCTAAATGGATGGGGAggtgtcaaggtcaagaggtGGCAGTCTGCAGTCGAAGAGCCATTTAGAGTTAAAAAGGCTGCCAAGAGAGGCGCAAAGACCTCAGAACGATCAGCAAGACTTGACCAGGCTCTACCTCTTTCGCGGGTTCCTCTACGGGATATGCCAACcgctgcatcatcttcacgACAATCTCCCGCCAAAGATACACCTTCTGCAGAAAAGACAAATGAGCCCGCATCGAAGCAATTCCAATTCATGGACAACacggatgatgaagacgatgaagaggccaTGCTTGCCGCTGCTATCGAGGCTTCGAGGAAGACTGCACAGACAGAAGAGGCCACTCGTGCGAGACAGGCAGATAAGGACGAGCAACTTAGTGGCGGTATTGCTGCTGCATTGGCAAGACTGCGAGAGAATGATTGA
- a CDS encoding related to Zn-dependent hydrolase (beta-lactamase superfamily): MAPAATAASAQLKPPELATRNAPGSSGGSIASSTAVSKIPGRSALPDEAVSNPHHLLKRGSLVGFKNPYPSHAYTPNFGTMVRRVWWPTFTGDMKQPDLTPPTVPVVKPQWNTERETCDRIRATWLGHACYYVEFPSGLRVLFDPVFEDRCSPFNFMGPKRYTPKPCDIKDIPIIDAVCISHSHYDHLSHSSILEVQKYHPDAQFFVGLGLETWFRKSGINHVTELDWWEDADLTVTVKDGDSPREISARIMALPCQHGSARTMWDRDTTLWCSWGVRSGDKSVWFGGDTGYRSVPSLPPGTDDYSAEYDHLPRCPQFKQIGEFRGPFDLGLIPIGAYHPRVAFSPVHADPADAVEIFRDTQCKRAMGIHWGTWALTLEEVLEPPKMLKTALRKRGLPEVGVFDVCDIGEAREF; this comes from the exons ATGGCTCCAGCCGCAACTGCTGCTTCGGCTCAATTGAAGCCTCCGGAGCTGGCTACAAGGAATGCACCTGGCTCATCTGGAGGATCTATCGCCTCTAGCACTGCCGTATCCAAAATACCTGGTCGATCAGCTCTTCCAGATGAAGCTGTTTCCAACCCTCACCATCTCCTCAAGCGTGGCTCTCTAGTGGGCTTCAAGAATCCTTATCCTTCACATGCATACACTCCCAACTTCGGTACCATGGTTCGAAGAGTCTGGTG GCCCACTTTCACCGGCGACATGAAGCAACCCGATTTGACTCCCCCAACTGTGCCAGTCGTAAAGCCGCAATGGAATACCGAGCGCGAAACGTGCGATAGGATCCGCGCAACATGGTTAGGCCACGCTTGCTACTATGTCGAATTCCCTTCTGGCCTGCGCGTTCTCTTCGACCCTGTCTTCGAGGACCGATGCTCTCCATTCAACTTTATGGGACCAAAGCGATATACGCCCAAGCCATGCGATATCAAAGATATTCCAATCATCGACGCTGTTTGCATTAGCCATTCCCATTACGACCACCTTTCGCATTCTTCCATTCTCGAGGTCCAGAAATATCATCCAGACGCACAATTCTTCGTTGGTCTGGGTCTGGAGACATGGTTCCGCAAGTCTGGCATCAACCATGTTACTGAGCTCGATTGGTGGGAGGATGCCGACCTCACTGTCACAGTCAAGGATGGAGACAGTCCCCGCGAGATCAGCGCCAGGATAATGGCTTTGCCGTGTCAGCACGGTTCGGCGCGGACCATGTGGGATCGTGACACTACCCTATGGTGCTCGTGGGGTGTTCGATCTGGCGACAAGTCAGTTTGGTTTGGTGGCGACACGGGCTACCGATCGGTCCCAAGTCTCCCTCCTGGAACCGATGACTACAGTGCTGAATATGATCATCTTCCGAGATGCCCTCAGTTCAAACAGATTGGCGAATTCCGGGGACcttttgatcttggcttGATTCCAATTGGTGCCTATCATCCGCGTGTGGCATTTTCGCCTGTGCATGCGGATCCGGCTGACGCCGTCGAGATCTTCCGCGATACACAATGCAAGCGTGCAATGGGAATTCATTGGGGCACGTGGGCGCTCACGTTGGAGGAAGTTCTGGAACCACCTAAGATGCTGAAGACGGCTCTACGAAAGAGAGGTCTACCCGAGGTGGGCGTATTTGATGTTTGCGATATTGGTGAAGCTCGGGAATTTTAG
- a CDS encoding Probable kinetochore protein NDC80 gives MSQDTGLWSVRRPRETLGGINANSAIPQPGSTMKRSSSNIGGNYPGSHVRSMSGSRQSLAMPRPNQPLFQRSSSGTNLADLGLSSVKRSSFAPKASAFTPNPTTRASTDGDRRSSVYRPRQSTAPPTTHQSFFQTTPAPAGVPRDPRPLKDRSFQARIGQEILEYMVQHNFEMEMKHVLSQNVLKSPTQKDFNYMFQWLYHRIDPSHKFQKNIDQEVPPLLKQMRYPFERSITKSQIAAVGGQNWSTFLGLLHWMMQLAQMLDGYVNCQYDEACMESGIDVSGDRIIFDFLSNGYRDWLAMDEDMGDEEAERVLAPHVQSMAAAFERSNSKYTSELEMLEAENARLLKEIEDLEKSTPDPAVLDNHFKIMEEDKIKFEEYNALAMQRSEKYESRSQVLQEELDKLMEELQEADEERRSLQKAVDAQGISMQDIDRMTAERERLQRGIESAGQRLEEVKKKVTERETEASRKLDELEQMVDRYNTMAYQIALIPSTAANAKGREFELQVMVADSSDYTSTNLKGSSGPSSADRLLVDATTGYQAGHILNLDLRGQIRNSFLSLRKEISDRRAAAMEEMMKDHDLLDGIKEAIEDRRSEVEALNHRVRAAEEEYERTKEVSTAQKMASDAHIEKMEKELSRMRAGLSENVQILEQREINTTIEYEQLVLQANALREELHTEIDRMLNDVIKFKIHVQKNLDDYEGFVADELEKELGSDEMGEETRQMDM, from the exons ATGTCCCAAGATACGGGCCTTTGGAGCGTCCGTAGACCCAGAGAG ACCCTTGGTGGTATTAATGCAAACAGTGCCATTCCGCAGCCTGGTTCGACTATGAAGCGATCCAGCTCCAATATTGGCGGCAATTACCCTGGCAGTCATGTCCGTTCCATGTCGGGATCTAGGCAATCCCTTGCCATGCCGCGACCTAACCAGCCTCTGTTCCAACGCTCGTCATCCGGAACCAATCTTGCCGACCTTGGCCTTTCGTCGGTGAAGCGCTCTTCATTTGCTCCTAAAGCCTCGGCCTTCACACCAAACCCTACAACACGAGCTTCCACTGATGGCGATCGACGCAGCAGCGTGTACCGACCTCGTCAATCAACCGCTCCTCCAACGACACACCAGAGTTTCTTTCAAACTACACCAGCCCCAGCTGGTGTACCCCGCGACCCGCGACCCCTGAAAGATCGATCTTTTCAAGCTCGTATTGGACAAGAAATATTGGAATACATGGTTCAACACAACTTCGAAATGGAGATGAAGCATGTTCTTTCGCAAAATGTGCTCAAATCGCCGACGCAGAAGGATTTCAACTACATGTTCCAGTGGCTCTATCATCGTATAGACCCCAGCCATAAGTTCCAGAAGAATATCGACCAGGAAGTGCCTCCCCTACTCAAACAAATGCGATACCCCTTCGAAAGAAGTATCACAAAGAGTCAGATTGCTGCCGTCGGAGGACAGAACTGGAGTACattccttggccttcttcactGGATGATGCAACTGGCACAGATGCTCGATGGCTATGTAAACTGCCAATACGATGAGGCTTGTATGGAGAGCGGCATTGACGTTAGTGGCGACCGCATCATCTTTGACTTCCTCAGCAATGGTTACCGTGATTGGTTGGCTATGGACGAAGATATGGGCGATGAGGAGGCTGAACGCGTTTTGGCTCCTCATGTTCAATCCATGGCAGCCGCCTTTGAGCGATCAAACTCCAAATACACATCAGAACTCGAAatgcttgaagctgaaaacGCACGACTTCTCAAGGAAATCGAGGATTTGGAAAAGTCGACACCCGACCCTGCGGTTCTCGATAACcacttcaagatcatggagGAGGATAAGATCAAGTTTGAAGAGTATAATGCCCTGGCGATGCAAAGGTCCGAGAAGTACGAGAGCCGGTCTCAAGTCCTtcaagaagagcttgacaaACTCAtggaagagcttcaagagGCGGACGAGGAGCGACGAAGCCTACAAAAAGCTGTGGATGCCCAAGGAATCAGCATGCAGGATATCGACCGCATGACTGCAGAGCGGGAGCGATTGCAGCGCGGCATTGAGTCAGCTGGCCAACGACTGGAGGAagtaaagaagaaggtcaCGGAGCGAGAGACCGAGGCGAGCCGAAAACTAGATGAATTGGAGCAAATGGTGGATCGATACAACACAATGGCGTATCAGATTGCACTGATCCCTTCCACGGCAGCCAACGCCAAGGGCAGGGAGTTTGAGCTCCAGGTCATGGTGGCTGATAGCTCGGATTACACTTCTACCAACTTGAAGGGATCATCAGGCCCATCTTCTGCGGATCGTCTGCTTGTTGACGCCACCACCGGATATCAAGCAGGCCATATTCTCAACTTGGACCTTCGGGGACAAATCCGAAACAGTTTCCTGTCTCTACGCAAGGAAATCTCAGATCGCCGAGCAGCGGCAATGGAAGAAATGATGAAGGATCACGATCTGCTTGATGGCATAAAGGAGGCCATCGAGGACAGGCGCAGCGAAGTGGAGGCACTGAACCACCGTGTTCGAGCAGCAGAAGAGGAGTATGAAAGAACGAAAGAGGTGTCGACAGCACAGAAGATGGCCTCTGACGCACAtattgagaagatggagaaggaaCTGTCGCGTATGCGAGCTGGCTTGTCTGAAAACGTGCAGATTCTGGAACAGCGTGAGATCAACACAACAATTGA ATACGAGCAACTTGTGCTTCAGGCCAACGCTCTCCGAGAAGAGCTTCACACCGAGATTGACAGAATGCTCAACGATGTCATCAAGTTCAAAATTCATGTCCAAAAGAATCTTGACGACTACGAGGGCTTTGTAGCAGACGAACTCGAGAAGGAGCTCGGTAGTGACGAGATGGGCGAGGAGACTCGACAGATGGATATGTGA
- a CDS encoding PER10-like protein produces MAIREDLVSSATQFLQDPSVASSSVENRISFLRSKNLTQEEIDVALARTGGSAPPAPNAPYPSAPTGPPPGQQYYPPYPQHAWQPPPPPPRRDWRDWFIMATVVGGVSYGLYELGKVPLRISNGRPPTPEKLEQDKKSIEDQFDRAFTLVEQLAKDTESLKNAEKERTEKLDAAIADLETVMTDLKAANRRREDDATRIRDEVQSLKDAIPKALENQKGLTDNRLKEINTELTSLKTLVSQRMTAPSSSTGSSTMNTYMRGTAGTVGAGGTSNVATPAASTSTPAAKTNGEKATVESATTTPAAEVPKPTFPSAPQLNRSSSPLANMTGKKSIPAWQMAMANQNDTSSTQVKADESKAGASSSS; encoded by the exons ATGGCTATTCGCGAGGATCTCGTATCCTCTGCA ACCCAAT TTCTCCAGGACCCAAGTGTCGCGTCATCCTCCGTCGAGAACCGCATCTCATTCCTTCGAAGCAAGAACCTGACCCAAGAAGAGATTGATGTTGCGCTGGCACGAACAGGTGGCAGCGCACCTCCAGCTCCCAACGCGCCTTATCCCAGCGCTCCCACCGGCCCTCCTCCTGGTCAACAATACTATCCCCCCTATCCACAGCATGCCTGGCAACCACCGCCACCTCCTCCCCGTAGGGACTGGAGAGACTGgttcatcatggccacaGTCGTTGGAGGCGTCTCTTATGGCCTCTATGAGTTAGGCAAGGTTC CGCTACGTATATCCAATGGTCGCCCCCCGACACCGGAGAAATTGGAACAAGATAAGAAATCGATCGAGGACCAATTTGACCGAGCTTTCACGCTTGTTGAGCAGCTTGCGAAGGATACGGAGAGTCTGAAGAATGCCGAAAAGGAGCGAACCGAAAAGCTGGACGCAGCGATCGCGGACCTCGAGACAGTTATGACCGACCTCAAGGCTGCGAATCGTCGTCGGGAGGACGATGCGACCCGAATTCGTGACGAGGTTCAGTCTCTCAAGGACGCGATTCCTAAGGCTCTCGAGAACCAGAAGGGCCTGACTGATAACCGGCTGAAGGAGATCAACACCGAGCTCACCAGTCTCAAGACATTGGTATCTCAGCGCATGACCGCCCCCAGCAGTAGCACCGGTTCTTCAACCATGAACACCTATATGCGAGGCACAGCCGGAACTGTCGGTGCCGGTGGAACCTCCAACGTAGCTACTCCTGCTGCCTCTACCTCGACTCCCGCTGCTAAGACCAACGGAGAGAAGGCCACAGTTGAGTCGGCTACCACCACTCCTGCTGCAGAAGTTCCCAAGCCTACATTCCCCTCTGCTCCTCAACTTAACCGTTCATCCTCCCCTCTCGCCAACATGACCGGCAAGAAGTCTATCCCTGCTTGGCAGATGGCCATGGCTAACCAGAATGATACCTCGTCGACTCAGGTCAAGGCCGACGAGTCAAAGGCTGGTGCTAGTTCCAGCTCTTGA
- a CDS encoding related to acetyl-hydrolase: MDSATLETVRTVVPLLPLIVRQGLAHLLNLSDSSKYLDLRSAIIIACLRVILTPKAPRSISSVQRLTLRDSGVKGHIWVSKYASPQPPETSVRDALISTLEHLGGSTCRVPVPDLVDVEAEWTGYRSGVARGAPLPDVSERERYHGMMQECKKPTTVLYLHGGAYYLCDPATHRPTTKKLAQLTGGRCYSVRYRLAPQHPFPAALLDAFVSYLTLLYPPPDAYHDPVQPEHIVIAGDSAGGNLSLSLLQLILELRRQDSPILWHGELRQVPMPAGVALNSPWLDITQSSPTWEMSTPTPCDYLPKPEATKKRTVPPCEAWPANPPRRNMYVADDLAAHPLASLVMARSWKGAPPIYLCTGWEILAYEDKFLARKLEADGVRVVFEEYEGMPHCFAMMLRNAPATPRCYNGWASFIRAAVEDPDSIESSAVMIRAKTCEEVPLRFDQLSDVSEEHIQQRVLQKTGLEDRIIETPVAKL, translated from the exons ATGGACTCAGCAACTCTGGAGACTGTACGGACAGTTGTTCCATTACTCCCTCTCATCGTCCGCCAGGGCCTAGCACACCTCCTCAACCTTTCCGACTCATCCAAATACCTCGACCTGCGAagcgccatcatcatcgcctgtCTTCGCGTTATTCTCACCCCAAAAGCTCCCCGTAGTATCTCATCTGTTCAACGACTTACACTCCGTGACTCTGGTGTAAAGGGGCACATCTGGGTTAGCAAATATGCCAGTCCACAACCCCCAGAGACATCAGTCCGCGATGCCCTCATCAGTACACTCGAACACCTCGGAGGCTCCACCTGCCGAGTCCCCGTTCCCGATCTCGTTGATGTCGAGGCCGAGTGGACCGGTTACCGGAGCGGTGTAGCCCGTGGCGCTCCGTTGCCTGACGTGTCGGAGCGGGAGAGGTATCACGGCATGATGCAAGAGTGCAAGAAGCCAACAACAGTCTTGTACTTGCACGGCGGTGCTTACTATCTCTGTGACCCAGCAACACATCGTCCTACGACGAAAAAGCTGGCGCAGTTGACGGGGGGTCGGTGTTACTCCGTGCGCTATCGACTTGCGCCGCAGCATCCATTCCCTGCGGCGTTGCTTGACGCTTTTGTGTCTTACTTGACGCTTCTATATCCGCCTCCCGATGCTTATCATGATCCTGTGCAACCGGAGCATATTGTGATTGCTGGTGACAG CGCTGGCGGCAATCTTTCACTGTCGTTACTCCAACTCATCCTCGAGCTCCGCAGACAAGACTCTCCAATTCTGTGGCACGGCGAGCTGCGTCAGGTTCCCATGCCAGCTGGCGTAGCACTCAACTCTCCGTGGCTTGACATTACACAAAGCTCTCCAACATGGGAgatgtcaacaccaacgccatGTGATTATCTTCCCAAGCCGGAGGCCACCAAGAAGCGCACAGTCCCTCCGTGTGAGGCCTGGCCAGCTAACCCACCACGACGCAACATGTACGTCGCCGACGACCTCGCTGCTCACCCTCTTGCATCTCTCGTCATGGCACGCAGCTGGAAAGGGGCGCCACCTATCTACCTTTGCACAGGATGGGAGATCCTCGCATATGAGGACAAGTTTCTTGCTCGCAAACTCGAGGCTGATGGTGTGCGAGTGGTGTTCGAGGAGTACGAAGGCATGCCGCACTGCTTTGCTATGATGCTGCGTAACGCTCCTGCAACGCCACGGTGCTACAACGGCTGGGCATCATTCATACGTGCCGCAGTGGAAGACCCCGACAGTATTGAGTCGAGTGCTGTCATGATAAGGGCAAAAACATGCGAAGAGGTGCCATTGAGGTTTGACCAGTTGAGTGATGTTTCAGAAGAGCATATTCAACAAAGGGTGCTTCAGAAGACAGGGCTAGAAGATCGGATTATAGAAACACCAGTAGCTAAGCTGTAA
- a CDS encoding related to 24-dehydrocholesterol reductase precursor — protein MSLIASPQEQNKPPPDPEPGSQSPTMERHKQAVTTIASAVRGFFERREPYRIFHGSTNSTRPQQTGKPVVDISPLRNVLQVDRATRTALVEPNVPMDKLVESTLKHGLVPPVVMEFPGITAGGGFAGTAGESSSFKHGFFNDTVNWAEMVLGNGEVVRASRQENADLFRGAAGAVGSLGMTTLLELQLQEAKKFVKTTYHRTSSVAEAVARIRAETENPSNDYVDGILFSKDHGVVVTGTLTDDKPADIKPQTFSGAWDPWYYLHVQDRTRNVPSAGPTVSAGSVSSSPVDYIPLAEYFFRYDRGGFWVGAAAFTYFKGVPFTKFFRWFLDDFLHTRMLYRALHGSGESARFIVQDLGLPYKTAETFVDYTAENFNIWPLWLCPLKQTPPPTFHPHTGETTTATDGTVTTPPSLNIGLWGWGPSDPDEFVAKNRALEDKLVELGGLKWLYAHTYYNEEEFWKLYDRQWYEALRKKYHAETLPTVHDKVKVDVEARKEERQKWKRSLKSKPPLGGLYGIWKGIQSKDYMLHRHAEWKFKEEK, from the coding sequence ATGTCGCTGATCGCTTCACCTCAAGAGCAAAACAAGCCACCTCCAGACCCAGAACCCGGGTCCCAGTCCCCGACAATGGAGCGCCACAAGCAGGCTGTGACAACCATCGCATCTGCCGTCCGCGGCTTCTTCGAGCGTCGTGAGCCATACCGCATCTTCCACGGCAGCACAAATAGCACACGGCCTCAGCAGACAGGCAAACCCGTCGTCGATATCAGCCCCCTTCGAAATGTCCTCCAGGTCGATCGCGCGACTCGCACTGCTCTCGTCGAGCCCAATGTTCCAATGGATAAACTTGTTGAGTCTACGCTGAAGCATGGCCTTGTACCGCCTGTGGTTATGGAGTTTCCTGGTATCACAGCCGGAGGAGGGTTTGCAGGCACAGCTGGCGAGAGCTCCTCGTTCAAGCACGGATTCTTCAATGATACTGTCAATTGGGCCGAGATGGTTCTTGGAAATGGCGAGGTTGTTCGAGCATCGCGGCAGGAGAACGCTGACTTGTTCCGtggtgctgctggagctgtcgGTTCTTTGGGCATGACTacgcttcttgagcttcaacttcaagaagccaagaagtTTGTCAAGACGACCTACCATCGTACGAGCAGTGTCGCCGAAGCTGTTGCCCGAATCCGCGCCGAGACCGAGAACCCCTCCAATGACTATGTCGAcggcatcctcttctccaaggaCCACGGCGTCGTTGTTACTGGTACCCTGACTGATGACAAGCCTGCCGATATCAAGCCCCAGACCTTCAGTGGTGCTTGGGATCCCTGGTATTATCTCCATGTTCAAGATCGCACTCGCAACGTTCCCTCCGCTGGCCCTACTGTCTCCGCCGGATCTGTCTCATCCTCTCCTGTTGATTACATCCCTCTTGCCGAGTACTTCTTCCGCTATGACCGCGGTGGTTTCTGGGTTGGCGCCGCTGCTTTCACTTACTTCAAGGGTGTTCCTTTCACAAAGTTCTTCCGCTGGTTCCTCGATGATTTCCTTCACACTCGTATGCTGTACCGCGCTCTTCATGGCAGCGGCGAGTCTGCGCGTTTCATCGTCCAGGATCTGGGTCTGCCTTATAAGACTGCCGAGACCTTTGTCGATTACACTGCTGAGAACTTCAACATCTGGCCCCTCTGGCTCTGTCCTTTGAAGCAGACACCTCCGCCAACTTTCCATCCTCACACCGGCGAGACCACAACTGCTACTGACGGAACTGTGACCACTCCACCGTCACTGAACATTGGTCTCTGGGGCTGGGGACCTTCTGACCCAGATGAATTTGTTGCCAAGAACCGCGCTCTCGAAGATaagcttgttgagcttggaggtCTGAAGTGGCTCTATGCTCACACTTATTACAACGAAGAGGAGTTCTGGAAGCTCTACGACCGACAATGGTATGAGGCTCTGCGAAAGAAATATCACGCCGAGACACTTCCTACTGTTcatgacaaggtcaaggttgatgttgaagcaCGAAAGGAAGAACGACAGAAATGGAAGCGTTCTCTCAAGAGTAAGCCCCCGCTGGGCGGCCTGTATGGTATCTGGAAGGGCATTCAGAGCAAGGACTACATGCTCCACCGACACGCAGAGTGGAAgttcaaggaggagaagtaG